The window CGCATCTCGGAAAGCCCCTGGTTCAACCGCTTCGTCTACGAGCGCCTCCTCAAGGTGGGGTACCGGGCGGCGGAGTACCGGATGCGGGGTAGGCCCATGCCCCTGGGGCTTCGCCTCGCCTACTGGTTTGCCGACCAGGTCCTCTTCAAGCCCTTGAGGGACCAGCTCGGCTTCCTCCGCCTCCGCCGGGCCTACACGGGGGGCGCCGCTTTGGGCCCCGACGTCTTCCGCTTCTTCCACGCCATCGGGGTCAACCTCAAGCAGGTCTACGGCCAGACGGAGATCATCGGCATCGCCTTCGTCCACCGGGACGGGGACGTGCGCCACGACACCGTGGGCCTGCCCATCCCCGGGACCGAGGTCAGGATCAGCGAGGCGGGGGAGATCCTCCTCCGCTCCGACGCGGTCTGCGCCGGGTACTGGGAAAGGCCCGAGGCCACGCAGGAGACCTTCGGGGACGGGTGGCTGCACACCGGGGACGCGGGGTACCTCACGGAGGACGGCCACCTGGTGGTCATTGACCGCCTTTCCGACGTGATGCGCACCGAGAAAGGCACGGTCTTCAGCCCCCAGTTCCTGGAAAACAAGCTGAAGTTTTCCCCTTACATCAAGGAGGCCGTGGTCTTCGGGGACCGGAAGCCCTATCTGGCCGCCTTCATCAACATAGACCCCCAGACCGTGGGCAAGTGGGCCGAGGACCGGGGCCTGGCCTACACCACCTACCTGGACCTCTCCCTGAAGCCCGAGGTGGCCGAGCTCATCCGCAAGGAGGTGGAGAAGGTGAACAAGGAGCTTCCCGAGGAGCTTAGGATCCAGCGCTTCGTCCTTCTCTACAAGCTCCTGGACGCCGACGACGAGGAGCTCACCCGAACGGGCAAGGTGCGGCGGGGCCACATCGCCAAAAAGTACGCCCCCCTGGTGGAGGCCCTCTACTCCGGGGCCAAGGAGGTGGAGGTGGAGGCCGAGTACCGTTACCAGGACGGCACCCTCCAGCGCCTCCGGGCGCGGGTGCCCGTCCTGGGGTTCGCCGAGGAGGTGCCCGCGTGAGCTTCTTCCTCCAGCTCCTCTTCTCGGGGGTGGTCCTGGGGCTCGTCTACGCCCTCGCCGCCTTGGGCTTCGTCCTCATCTACAAGGCGAGCCGGGTGGTGAACTTCGCCCAGGGGCAGTTCATCGCCATCGGGGCCTTTTTGGCCTACTGGGCCATGGTCGCCTTGGGGGCGCCCTTTCTTTTGGCCGCGGCCTTGGCCCTGGCCTTAACCGCCCTCTTGGGCTTTGGGGTGGAGCGGGTCTTCCTGAAGCGCATGGTGGGGCAGCCCATCATCTCCGTCATCATGGCCACCATCGGCCTCGCCTCCCTCCTTGACGGCCTGATCCACCTTACCCCCTTTGGGGCGGGCAACTTCAGCTACCCCGCCTTCCTGCCCTCGGGCGGTGTCGCCCTCCTGGGGGTGCAGGTCTCCTACCCCCAGCTCCTCGCCCTGGGCTTCACCCTGGCCTTCCTCGCCCTCTTCACCTGGTTTTTCCAGCGCTCCACCCTGGGGATCGCCATGCGTAGCGTGGCCGACGACCAGATGGCGGCCATGAGCCTCGGGGTCTCGGTGGAGAAGGTCTTCGCCCTGGCCTGGGCGGCGGCGGGGCTCACGGCGGCGGCGGCCGGGATCGTGGTGGGCACCATCGCCGGCCTCAACCTGGACGGGCTGGTGCACATCGGCCTTAAGGTCTTCCCCGTGGTGATCCTGGGGGGGCTGGACTCCATCCCCGGGGCGGTGGTGGCGGGGATTCTCATCGGCGTCTTGGAAAACCTGGCGGCGGGCTACCTGGACCCCTTTGTCCCCGGCGGGGGCACCCGGGACGTCTTCCCCTTCCTGGTCCTCCTTTTGGTTCTCTGGTTCAAGCCCCATGGCCTCTTCGGCACGGAGGAGATTGAGCGCGTATGAGGAACCCTTGGGCCCAGACCGGAAACTACCGCACGCGGTACGAGCAGGACGCCAGCATCTTCGCCACCCACCGGGAGTTGGCCTCCCTTCTCCTCTTCCTGGGCTTCCTCCTGGTGCTGCCCCAGTTCCTCTCCCGGACCCAGGTCTTCATCCTGGACCTGATCCTGGTCTACAGCATCGCCGTCTTGGGGCTCAACATCACCACGGGGTACGCCGGCCTCATCAACATCGGCCAGGCGGCCTTCATGGGGGTGGGGGCGTACACCGCGGCCCTTTTGGCCCCGGCGGGGCTTCCCTTTTACCTCGTGCTCCCGGCGGCGGGGCTCGCCGGGGCCTTCTTCGGGTACCTGGTGGGCATCCCGAGCCTCCGAGTGAAGCACCTTTACCTGGCCATGGCCACCCTCGCCTTCCAGGTGGTCTTTGAGTGGACGGTGGGCCACCTCCCCCTCCTCAACCAGGGCGGGGCCATGCCCTTGCCCCGGGTAAGCCTTCTCGGGTACGAGGTGGGCTTCCGCAACCACTACCACTTCTGGTACTACGTGAGCTTCGCGGTTTTGGTCCTTCTCGCCCTCTTCTTCCGCAACCTCCTCAGGACCAAGTACGGCCGGGCCCTGGTGGCGGTGCGGGACAACGACCGGGCGGCGGACGCCATGGGCATGGACCCCGGGCGCACCAAGCTCTTCGCCTTCGCCCTGGGCGCCTTCTACGCCGGGGTGGCGGGGGCGCTTTACGCCTACCTCTCCCGGGCGGTGGTCATTGAGGACTACACCTTCTCCGTCTCCATCAAGCTCCTGGCCATGGCCATCGTGGGGGGCCTCGGCACCTTGGTGGGAAGCTTCCTGGGGCCCGCCTTTCTGGAGCTTCTGGACGTGAACATGGAGGCCCTTTCCAACCTCATTAAGGCCCTGGGCTTCAGCGTGGCTGGGGTGGACGTGGCGAGCGCCCTAAGGCCCCTGGCCTTCGGCCTCGTCATCGTCCTCTTCCTGGTGTTTGAGCCCAGGGGGCTTTACAACTGGTGGCGCGTGATGCGAAGCTACTTCCGCACCTGGCCCTTTAGGTACTAGGCAACCCCCCTCATGGGGTTGGCGAAGGGAGGGAAGCGTATGCGAAGGACACTGGCAGGCATCGCGGCGGTCTTGGGGTTGGCTTTAGGCCAGCAGCAGGTGACCCTCTTCTGGTCGGGGGCCATCACCGGGCCCACCTCGGACGCGGGGGCCCCTTACGGGGCGGCGGTGGAGGACTACTGCAAGTGGGCCAACGAGCGGAAGCTCGTGCCCGGGGTGGTCTTCAACTGTGTGGTGCGGGACGACCAGTACAACAACGCCAACACCCAGCGCTTCTTTGAGGAGGCGGTGGACCGCTTCAAGATCCCCGTCTTCCTCTCCTACGCCACGGGGGCGAACCTCCAGCTCAAGCCCCTGATCCAGGAGCTCAGGATCCCCACCATCCCCGCCTCCATGCACATTGAGCTCATTGACCCGCCCAACAACGATTACATCTTCCTCCCCACCACCAGCTACTCCGAGCAGGTGGTGGCCCTTCTGGAGTACATCGCCCGCGAGAAGAAGGGGGCCAAGGTGGCCCTGGTGGTCCACCCCTCCCCCTTCGGCCGGGCTCCGGTGGAGGACGCGAGGAAGGCGGCCCGGGAGCTCGGGCTTCAGATCGTGGACGTCCAGGAGGTGGGAAGCGGCAACCTGGACAACACCGCCCTCCTCAAGCGCTTTGAGCAGGCCGGGGTGGAGTACGTGGTCCACCAGAACGTGGCGGGCCCCGTGGCCAACATCCTCAAGGACGCCAAGCGCCTGGGCCTGAAGATGCGCCACCTGGGGGCCCACTACACGGGGGGGCCGGACCTCATCGCCTTGGCCGGGGACGCGGCGGAGGGCTTCCTCTGGGCCACGAGCTTCTACATGGCCCACGAGGACACCCCGGGGATCCGGCTGCAGAAGGAGATCGGGCGGAAGTACGGCCGTCCCGAAAACTTCATTGAGAGCGTGAACTACACGAACGGGATGCTCGTCGCGTCCATCGCCGTGGAGGCCATCCGCAGGGCCCAGGAGCGGTTCAAGCGGATCACCAACGAGACCGTCTACCAGGCCATCGTCGGCATGAACGGGCCCAACGCCTTCAAGCCGGGCTTCGCCGTCTCCACCAAGCAGGGCGTGGAGATTGACTTCACCAAGAGCGAGCACACGGGGGCGGAAGGCCTCCGGATCCTCGAGGCCAAGGGAGGGCGCTTCGTCCCCGTCACGGAGCCCTTCACCTCGGCCCTCTTCCGCAAGGTGCACTACGGCAAGTAGACCCCGGGAGCCCGGGGTGCCCCGGGCCCCTTTCCCACAAGGCCATGGACGCTTTGAACCCGATCCGTCCCGAGGACCTCGGCCCCATCCTCCTCCTCGTCAACAACATTGAGGTGGTCTACCACGACGTGATCCAGGTGCTCCGGGGGGTCTCCCTCAAGGTCCCCGAAGGGAGGATCACCGCCCTCTTGGGCCCGAACGGGGCGGGGAAGACCACCACCCTTCGGGCCATCTCCGGCCTCCTCATCCCCGAGGACGGGGAGGTGGTGCGGGGGGAGATCCTCTTCCGGGGGACGCCCATCCAGGGCCGCCCCCCCGAGGAGATCGTCAAGCTGGGCATCGTGCAGGTCCTGGAGGGTCGCCGCGTCTTCAAGCACCTCACGGTGGAGGAGAACCTCAAGGTGGGCACCCTGACCCGGAGGGGCGTGAACCTCAAGGAGGAGCTGGACCGGATCTACCACTACTTCCCCCGCCTGGCCGAGCTCAGGCACCGGCTCGCGGGGTACTGCTCGGGCGGGGAGCAGCAGATGATCGCCATCGGGCGGGCCCTCCTCGCCAAGCCCCGCCTCCTCCTTTTGGACGAGCCCTCCCTGGGCCTCGCCCCCCTGCTCGTGCGGGAGATCTTTGACATCGTGGCCCGGGTGAACGCGGAGGAGGGGGTTACGGTCCTCGTGGTGGAGCAGAACGCCCGGGTGGCCCTCTCCATCGCCCACTACGGCTACATCATGGAGTCGGGCCGGATCGTCCTCGAGGGGGACCGGGCGTACCTCTTGGAAAACCCCGACGTCCAGGAGTTCTACCTGGGCGTGGCCAAGGAAGGGGGGAGGAAGAGCTTCAA of the Thermus thermophilus HB8 genome contains:
- a CDS encoding long-chain fatty acid--CoA ligase, with protein sequence MKALRPSYEMKRYTLPQLLRLRAEHEGDRVALREKDYGIWNEITYAQYYENVLLFAHGLLSLGFGPGERLAVIADNIPEWLYAELGAQAVRGISVGVYQSSLPPEIAYMLQYTGASVVLAEDQEQVDKLYEIRSEIPHVRYVIYEDEKGMRGYKDPWLLSFAEVLERGREHRRKHPDAVERLLLEASPEEVCHLSSTSGTTGRPKAAMLRHRNLIHMGVALQEVDPLLPTDDYLSFLPLAWIGEQMMSVAMALTGGFAVNFPEEVETALQDLKEIGPHVMFSPPRVWEGIQSQVWVRISESPWFNRFVYERLLKVGYRAAEYRMRGRPMPLGLRLAYWFADQVLFKPLRDQLGFLRLRRAYTGGAALGPDVFRFFHAIGVNLKQVYGQTEIIGIAFVHRDGDVRHDTVGLPIPGTEVRISEAGEILLRSDAVCAGYWERPEATQETFGDGWLHTGDAGYLTEDGHLVVIDRLSDVMRTEKGTVFSPQFLENKLKFSPYIKEAVVFGDRKPYLAAFINIDPQTVGKWAEDRGLAYTTYLDLSLKPEVAELIRKEVEKVNKELPEELRIQRFVLLYKLLDADDEELTRTGKVRRGHIAKKYAPLVEALYSGAKEVEVEAEYRYQDGTLQRLRARVPVLGFAEEVPA
- a CDS encoding branched-chain amino acid ABC transporter permease, which gives rise to MSFFLQLLFSGVVLGLVYALAALGFVLIYKASRVVNFAQGQFIAIGAFLAYWAMVALGAPFLLAAALALALTALLGFGVERVFLKRMVGQPIISVIMATIGLASLLDGLIHLTPFGAGNFSYPAFLPSGGVALLGVQVSYPQLLALGFTLAFLALFTWFFQRSTLGIAMRSVADDQMAAMSLGVSVEKVFALAWAAAGLTAAAAGIVVGTIAGLNLDGLVHIGLKVFPVVILGGLDSIPGAVVAGILIGVLENLAAGYLDPFVPGGGTRDVFPFLVLLLVLWFKPHGLFGTEEIERV
- a CDS encoding branched-chain amino acid ABC transporter permease encodes the protein MRNPWAQTGNYRTRYEQDASIFATHRELASLLLFLGFLLVLPQFLSRTQVFILDLILVYSIAVLGLNITTGYAGLINIGQAAFMGVGAYTAALLAPAGLPFYLVLPAAGLAGAFFGYLVGIPSLRVKHLYLAMATLAFQVVFEWTVGHLPLLNQGGAMPLPRVSLLGYEVGFRNHYHFWYYVSFAVLVLLALFFRNLLRTKYGRALVAVRDNDRAADAMGMDPGRTKLFAFALGAFYAGVAGALYAYLSRAVVIEDYTFSVSIKLLAMAIVGGLGTLVGSFLGPAFLELLDVNMEALSNLIKALGFSVAGVDVASALRPLAFGLVIVLFLVFEPRGLYNWWRVMRSYFRTWPFRY
- a CDS encoding ABC transporter substrate-binding protein — encoded protein: MRRTLAGIAAVLGLALGQQQVTLFWSGAITGPTSDAGAPYGAAVEDYCKWANERKLVPGVVFNCVVRDDQYNNANTQRFFEEAVDRFKIPVFLSYATGANLQLKPLIQELRIPTIPASMHIELIDPPNNDYIFLPTTSYSEQVVALLEYIAREKKGAKVALVVHPSPFGRAPVEDARKAARELGLQIVDVQEVGSGNLDNTALLKRFEQAGVEYVVHQNVAGPVANILKDAKRLGLKMRHLGAHYTGGPDLIALAGDAAEGFLWATSFYMAHEDTPGIRLQKEIGRKYGRPENFIESVNYTNGMLVASIAVEAIRRAQERFKRITNETVYQAIVGMNGPNAFKPGFAVSTKQGVEIDFTKSEHTGAEGLRILEAKGGRFVPVTEPFTSALFRKVHYGK
- a CDS encoding ABC transporter ATP-binding protein → MDALNPIRPEDLGPILLLVNNIEVVYHDVIQVLRGVSLKVPEGRITALLGPNGAGKTTTLRAISGLLIPEDGEVVRGEILFRGTPIQGRPPEEIVKLGIVQVLEGRRVFKHLTVEENLKVGTLTRRGVNLKEELDRIYHYFPRLAELRHRLAGYCSGGEQQMIAIGRALLAKPRLLLLDEPSLGLAPLLVREIFDIVARVNAEEGVTVLVVEQNARVALSIAHYGYIMESGRIVLEGDRAYLLENPDVQEFYLGVAKEGGRKSFKEVKAYKRRKRFM